The Kwoniella mangroviensis CBS 8507 chromosome 1 map unlocalized Ctg02, whole genome shotgun sequence genome window below encodes:
- a CDS encoding mitochondrial 54S ribosomal protein mL46: MSIAPRSLIRPSSSFRRAALQRFSSSSSSSPSSSSNPPPLIASLLLSRAPLLTPTPTELEKTYYDYSRSIKHSLSSPLPTEFYFKSGSLPLRRYLKAEHEYETEIYGERLAGGKPDNIGDIPPETEYEILPRNHWEEKDEKEGKGEKSLERYPEEEVYCLLQSKDKKKWVFPSTTVERLQSLDEAINDNIIGPNGQLDGKGMDSWLVTRKPVGVVREGEQRTFFLRGHILAGQPTLTSSSIYTSHAWLNVREIEDRLRKQGDEKIWESVKGMFGIPEQEVEES; the protein is encoded by the exons ATGTCAATCGCACCACGATCACTGATAAGGCCCTCGTCGTCATTCAGAAGAGCAG CTCTTCAGcgattctcttcttcttcttcatcatccccctcatcctcctcaaatcctcctccactaATAGCTTCACTCCTTCTCTCTCGTGCACCTCTCCTAACACCAACACCTACAGAACTTGAAAAAACATACTACGACTATTCTCGATCCATCAAACATTCCTTATCTTCACCTCTCCCTACTGAATTCTACTTCAAATCAGGTTCCCTACCGCTTCGTCGATACCTAAAGGCAGAACACGAGTACGAGACTGAAATCTATGGAGAGAGGCTGGCAGGTGGTAAACCAGATAATATAGGTGATATACCACCTGAAACAGAGTATGAAATCTTACCTCGAAATCATtgggaggagaaagatgaaaaagaaggaaagggagaaaaaAGTTTGGAAAGATATcccgaagaagaagtataCTGTCTATTACAAAgtaaagataagaagaaatggGTATTCCCAAGTACGACTGTAGAGAGGTTACAGAGTTTGGACGAGGCCATAAATGATAATATAATAGGACCGAATGGACAATTGGATGGGAAAGGGATGGACAGTTGGCTGGTCACTAGGAAACCTGTTGGAGTGGTTAGAGAGGGTGAACAGAGG ACATTCTTCCTCCGAGGTCATATTCTGGCAGGTCAACCGACtctcacatcttcatcaatttaCACCTCCCACGCATGGCTAAACGTCAGAGAGATAGAAGATAGATTGAGGAAACAGGGTGATGAGAAAATATGGGAGAGCGTTAAAGGGATGTTTGGTATACCAGAGCAGGAAGTAGAGGAATCATAA